Proteins from a genomic interval of Blastopirellula retiformator:
- a CDS encoding DUF1559 domain-containing protein, whose translation MKMRRSGFTLVELLVVIAIIGVLIALLLPAVQQAREAARRSQCINNLKQHGLALHNFHDTFGRFPPGTTNNLAPFGTATSRRWGTGWMVHILPYVELGNVYDIIDFSEHWNGGSVSDACGVDAGSPIFKIYECPSASLSQELGNDSVKTMIADYISIAGVVDGFAGITATNQNDTDNGVSGLNGVLYYNSRTTFASITDGSSNTMAVSEVGAWLKDSSGNKRDYRSVQYGFNMGTIGLNDNTTNLPGSGSTEGRAFNTTTLRYAINQIEPFSGSCSSEGVCGNYGNNSPLRSDHPGGVNALFADGSIHFLPETIDLPTFGNLGARNDGNVVSLP comes from the coding sequence ATGAAAATGCGTCGCTCGGGCTTTACGCTGGTCGAGTTGCTAGTCGTCATTGCAATCATCGGAGTTTTGATTGCGCTGCTGCTGCCGGCGGTTCAACAGGCCCGCGAAGCGGCTCGGCGTTCGCAATGCATCAACAATCTGAAGCAGCATGGTTTGGCCCTGCACAACTTCCACGACACCTTTGGCCGCTTCCCCCCGGGCACGACCAATAACTTGGCGCCGTTTGGCACAGCGACCTCACGGCGCTGGGGAACTGGCTGGATGGTCCACATCTTGCCCTATGTCGAACTGGGGAACGTCTACGACATCATTGACTTTAGCGAACACTGGAACGGCGGTTCGGTCAGCGACGCCTGCGGCGTGGACGCTGGCAGCCCAATTTTCAAAATCTACGAGTGTCCTTCGGCGTCGCTGTCGCAGGAACTGGGCAATGATTCGGTAAAGACGATGATTGCCGACTACATTTCAATTGCCGGCGTCGTCGATGGTTTTGCCGGCATCACCGCCACCAATCAAAACGACACCGACAACGGCGTCTCTGGTTTGAACGGCGTTCTGTACTACAACAGTCGCACGACGTTCGCTTCGATCACTGACGGCAGCAGCAATACGATGGCGGTCAGCGAAGTCGGCGCCTGGTTAAAGGATAGCTCGGGCAACAAGAGGGACTATCGTAGCGTTCAGTACGGCTTCAACATGGGGACGATCGGCCTGAACGACAACACGACCAATTTGCCTGGCTCGGGTTCGACCGAAGGTCGCGCGTTCAACACGACGACGCTTCGTTATGCGATCAACCAGATCGAGCCGTTCTCCGGCAGTTGCAGCAGCGAAGGGGTGTGCGGCAACTATGGCAACAACAGCCCGCTCCGTTCGGATCATCCGGGCGGCGTCAATGCGTTGTTCGCCGACGGATCGATCCACTTCCTCCCCGAAACGATCGATCTGCCGACCTTCGGCAATCTCGGCGCTCGCAACGACGGTAACGTGGTTTCGCTGCCGTAA
- a CDS encoding bestrophin family protein gives MIVRRNLSFRQMLFYAWKSMLYFFLLSVIVYFLHHELAIQKLSVPFEAVATLSTALAIFLGFKNNSAYDRWWEARKIWGLLVNYSRAWGREVLTLAGDESGDATPEKNEWRRRLIYRHIAFVHALRVFLRQRRPYNKYQDEYVETSNTYDDIRPFLTRDEADEVLSKENPPNYLLMIQGRELLAAFQRGWISDYRFVKLSETLTEFNNHQGMSERIKNTPLPRPYSYYSRVFVFLHGTLVPFAFVEVLGIFNIPLALLINFIFLSLDQIGERTEDPFENRPGDTPLTSISVTIEGNLKEMLDEADLPEMPPMVKGTVL, from the coding sequence ATGATCGTCCGCAGAAATCTCAGCTTCCGGCAGATGCTCTTCTATGCATGGAAGAGCATGCTCTATTTCTTCCTGCTGTCGGTGATCGTTTACTTCTTGCACCACGAGTTGGCGATTCAGAAGCTAAGCGTCCCGTTTGAAGCGGTCGCCACCCTAAGCACGGCGCTGGCGATCTTCCTCGGCTTTAAGAACAACAGCGCCTATGATCGTTGGTGGGAAGCCCGCAAGATCTGGGGCCTGTTGGTCAACTACAGCCGGGCCTGGGGACGCGAAGTGTTGACGCTGGCCGGGGACGAAAGCGGCGACGCTACCCCCGAGAAAAATGAGTGGCGGCGGCGATTGATCTATCGTCATATCGCCTTCGTGCATGCGCTGCGGGTCTTCCTGCGGCAGCGCCGCCCCTACAACAAATACCAAGATGAGTATGTCGAAACGAGCAATACGTACGACGACATTCGCCCGTTCTTAACGCGTGACGAAGCGGATGAGGTCCTCTCGAAGGAGAACCCGCCCAACTACCTGCTGATGATCCAGGGGCGCGAACTGCTGGCCGCCTTTCAGCGCGGCTGGATCTCCGATTATCGCTTCGTCAAACTGTCGGAGACGCTGACCGAGTTCAACAATCATCAGGGGATGAGCGAGCGGATTAAGAACACGCCGCTGCCGCGCCCGTACAGTTACTACTCGCGGGTCTTCGTCTTTTTGCACGGCACGTTGGTGCCGTTTGCGTTTGTCGAAGTGCTCGGCATCTTCAACATTCCGTTGGCGCTGCTGATCAACTTCATCTTTCTCAGCTTGGATCAGATCGGCGAACGAACCGAAGACCCGTTCGAAAACCGCCCCGGCGACACGCCGCTGACCTCGATCAGCGTCACGATCGAAGGGAATCTGAAAGAGATGCTCGACGAGGCCGACCTGCCCGAGATGCCGCCGATGGTGAAGGGGACCGTGCTGTAA
- the glgB gene encoding 1,4-alpha-glucan branching protein GlgB, translating into MRTNVTLDNMGALIECRSEDPYRILGPHQVEHRGEPAIAVRAYLPESEQAWVFHPGHNNSQPMRRIHPSGLFEAICPQDEIMKSGQYQLRTSDQSGQMNSVRDPYAFPSYFSDYDLYLLGEGAHWKSYDKLGAQLREVNGVTGVNFAVWAPNAKSVAVVGQFNKWDGRVHPMRKLGSSGIWEVFIPDLKPGVQYKYRVNQHDRTVDKCDPYAFAAEVPPRTANIVTDLSTYTWDDAEYMARRAEQNQLERPVSVYEVHLGSWKWNNDSKSGWFNYRDLAHQLVDYCQKQNYTHIELMPVSEHPFTGSWGYQAVGYFAATSRYGTPEDFMYFVDYCHKHGLGVIIDWVPAHFPKDDHGLRQFDGTALYEHDDPRKGEHPDWGTLIFNYGRNEVKNFLISNALFWFDKFHIDGLRVDAVASMLYLDYSRKHDEWVPNQYGGRENIEAISFLREFNEQSHLQYPGIMTIAEESTAWGGVSHPTDGGGLGFSLKWNMGWMNDTLRYMGKDPVHRKFHHGELTFSLIYAFTENFCLPLSHDEVVHGKGSLLDQMPGDMWQRFANLRLLYSYMWSHPGKKLLFMGGDIAQWNEWNADGELQWNLLEWEQHQGVQTLISDLNAMYQHEASMHQVDFKGEGFEWIDCDNWEASVIAYARKGKDPNDFTITLCNFTPVVYNGYRIGVPKAGSYREIFNSDNARYAGSNVINVDEMESAPIQWNGREQSIMLDIPPLACVVLKPC; encoded by the coding sequence GTGCGCACGAATGTTACACTAGATAACATGGGGGCTTTAATCGAATGCCGGTCTGAAGATCCGTATCGCATTCTCGGTCCCCATCAAGTTGAGCACCGCGGAGAGCCTGCGATCGCCGTGCGGGCCTACCTGCCGGAATCGGAACAAGCATGGGTGTTCCATCCCGGTCATAATAATAGCCAGCCAATGCGGCGGATCCATCCGAGCGGTTTGTTCGAGGCGATTTGTCCACAGGATGAAATCATGAAATCGGGACAATATCAATTGCGCACTAGTGACCAGAGCGGCCAGATGAACTCAGTTCGAGACCCCTACGCGTTTCCTTCGTACTTTAGCGATTACGACCTTTACCTGCTGGGCGAAGGCGCCCACTGGAAGTCGTACGACAAGCTGGGGGCACAGCTCCGCGAGGTCAACGGCGTCACTGGGGTCAACTTCGCCGTCTGGGCGCCCAACGCCAAAAGCGTCGCCGTCGTCGGGCAGTTCAACAAATGGGATGGCCGCGTCCACCCAATGCGCAAGCTTGGCTCCAGCGGCATCTGGGAAGTGTTCATTCCCGATCTGAAGCCGGGCGTCCAATACAAATACCGCGTCAATCAGCATGACCGCACGGTCGACAAGTGCGATCCTTACGCGTTCGCCGCCGAAGTTCCGCCCCGCACGGCGAACATCGTCACCGACCTGTCGACCTATACCTGGGATGACGCCGAGTACATGGCTCGCCGGGCCGAGCAAAACCAGCTGGAACGCCCCGTCTCGGTTTACGAGGTGCACCTGGGCAGCTGGAAATGGAACAACGACTCGAAGTCGGGCTGGTTCAACTATCGCGACCTGGCGCACCAGCTGGTCGACTATTGCCAGAAACAGAACTACACCCACATCGAACTGATGCCGGTCTCCGAGCATCCGTTCACCGGCAGTTGGGGATACCAGGCGGTCGGCTACTTCGCCGCGACCAGCCGCTATGGCACGCCGGAAGACTTCATGTACTTCGTCGATTACTGCCACAAGCATGGCTTGGGCGTGATCATCGACTGGGTGCCGGCTCACTTCCCCAAAGACGACCACGGCCTGCGTCAGTTCGACGGCACCGCGCTGTACGAACATGACGATCCTCGCAAGGGCGAGCACCCCGACTGGGGCACGTTGATCTTCAACTACGGTCGCAACGAGGTCAAAAACTTCCTGATCTCCAACGCCCTGTTCTGGTTCGACAAGTTCCACATCGACGGGCTCCGCGTCGACGCAGTCGCTTCGATGCTGTACCTCGACTACAGCCGCAAGCATGACGAGTGGGTCCCGAACCAATACGGCGGTCGCGAGAACATCGAAGCGATCTCGTTCCTCCGCGAGTTCAACGAACAGTCGCACCTGCAGTACCCCGGCATCATGACGATCGCCGAAGAGTCGACCGCGTGGGGCGGCGTTTCGCACCCGACCGACGGCGGCGGACTCGGCTTCAGCCTGAAGTGGAACATGGGCTGGATGAACGACACGCTCCGCTACATGGGGAAAGATCCGGTTCACCGCAAGTTCCATCATGGCGAACTGACGTTCAGCCTGATCTATGCGTTTACCGAAAACTTCTGCCTGCCGCTGTCGCATGACGAAGTGGTGCATGGCAAAGGTTCGCTGCTGGACCAGATGCCCGGCGACATGTGGCAACGTTTCGCCAACCTGCGGTTGCTCTACTCGTACATGTGGAGCCATCCCGGCAAGAAGCTGTTGTTCATGGGCGGCGACATCGCCCAGTGGAACGAGTGGAACGCCGATGGCGAACTGCAGTGGAACCTGCTGGAGTGGGAACAGCATCAGGGCGTTCAGACGTTGATCTCGGACCTGAATGCGATGTACCAGCACGAAGCGTCGATGCACCAGGTCGACTTCAAGGGAGAAGGCTTCGAGTGGATTGACTGCGACAACTGGGAAGCCAGCGTGATCGCCTATGCCCGGAAGGGGAAAGATCCGAACGACTTCACGATTACGCTCTGCAACTTCACGCCGGTCGTTTACAACGGCTACCGCATCGGCGTGCCGAAGGCGGGCTCGTATCGCGAGATCTTCAACTCGGACAACGCCCGTTACGCCGGCAGCAACGTGATCAACGTCGACGAGATGGAGTCGGCCCCGATCCAATGGAACGGCCGCGAACAGTCGATCATGCTCGACATCCCGCCGCTGGCCTGCGTGGTGCTGAAGCCCTGCTAA
- the topA gene encoding type I DNA topoisomerase, with translation MAKAAKPSKNALVIVESPAKARTISKYLGSGYTVEASIGHVRDLPHGAKEMPEKYKNEEWSYLGVNVNEDFEPVYIVPPGKKQQVTKLKKLLKEADELYLATDEDREGEAISWHLQEILQPKVPVHRLVFHEITKDAILNAVENPRTIDDGLVRAQETRRILDRLYGYEVSPLLWYKVRPRLSAGRVQSVAVRLIVERERERMAFHSATYWDLVGTFIADGKKFNAVLTEADGRKIPSGKDFDTTNGKLKNPDAMLLMDEAGANDLLARLQSAQFSVESLENKPFTNKPAAPFTTSTLQQEANRKLGFTARHTMRIAQNLYENGHITYMRTDSTNLAEVAINAARDLVKSEYGADYLPEKPRIYSSKVKNAQEAHEAIRPAGHPFQKPEALKGTLNNDEFRLFELIWKRTIASQMADARGFRIAITLAGGGAKFYVSGKTIEFPGFLRAYVEGSDDPDAELADRETLLPAMKQGQDVDKDLFEPKSHTTQPPSRYSEASLTRALEEMGIGRPSTYASIIDTILDREYVFKKGTALAPTWLGFAVAKLLEEHLPKLIDYQFTAKMEDDLDAISRGEAEQSSYLRDFYFGHDQHGLKEIVQGKIKDVDARLVNSISLGSPAEGEHKAEVIVRVGRYGPFVEQGERRGSIPSDLAPDEVTLEKALELLDKAQLGDEPLGYDPATGRPVFIKTGRYGDYVQLGLLETDEEPEEIEEEKPKGKKKAKAADKEKPKNASLPKGMQAGDVTLEVALKLLSLPREVGEHPESKEPIISQNGRFGPYIKCGSETRSLGDISPVDVTLEQALALLAQPKTSGRGRAAPKEPLRKFDPSPVTEEEIKLMEGRYGPYLTDGQTNASLPKGVTVEEVTFDQAVALLAERAAKAPPKKKKAAKKKTTKKATTKKATAKKTAAKKTTKKKTTKKATAEAKPKKPKNTDKW, from the coding sequence ATGGCGAAAGCTGCAAAGCCCTCGAAGAACGCACTGGTCATCGTCGAATCCCCGGCGAAAGCACGGACGATCTCGAAATACCTGGGCTCGGGCTACACCGTCGAGGCCAGCATCGGCCACGTTCGCGACCTGCCGCATGGCGCGAAGGAAATGCCGGAGAAGTACAAAAACGAGGAATGGAGTTACCTTGGCGTTAACGTCAACGAAGACTTCGAGCCGGTCTATATCGTTCCGCCCGGCAAGAAACAGCAAGTCACCAAGCTGAAAAAGCTGCTTAAGGAGGCAGACGAACTTTACCTCGCGACGGACGAAGACCGCGAAGGAGAAGCGATCAGCTGGCATTTGCAGGAGATCCTGCAGCCCAAGGTTCCCGTCCATCGTCTCGTTTTTCACGAAATTACCAAAGATGCGATCCTGAACGCGGTCGAAAACCCGCGGACGATCGATGACGGCCTGGTGCGGGCTCAAGAAACTCGCCGCATTCTTGACCGGCTGTACGGCTACGAAGTTTCGCCGCTGCTGTGGTACAAAGTTCGTCCCCGGCTATCGGCTGGTCGCGTGCAAAGCGTCGCGGTTCGCCTGATTGTCGAGCGTGAGCGGGAACGGATGGCGTTCCACTCGGCCACCTATTGGGACCTGGTCGGCACCTTCATCGCCGACGGCAAAAAATTTAACGCCGTGCTGACCGAAGCGGACGGCCGCAAAATTCCGTCGGGCAAAGATTTCGATACGACCAACGGCAAGCTAAAAAATCCAGACGCGATGCTGCTGATGGACGAAGCGGGCGCCAACGACCTGCTGGCCCGTCTGCAAAGCGCCCAGTTCTCGGTCGAATCGCTCGAGAACAAGCCGTTCACCAATAAACCAGCCGCGCCGTTTACGACCAGTACGCTGCAGCAGGAAGCGAACCGCAAGCTGGGCTTCACCGCTCGGCACACGATGCGGATCGCGCAAAACCTGTACGAAAACGGTCACATCACCTACATGCGTACCGACTCGACCAACCTGGCCGAAGTGGCGATCAACGCCGCTCGCGATCTGGTGAAGAGCGAGTACGGCGCTGACTATCTGCCGGAGAAGCCGCGGATTTATTCGTCGAAGGTGAAGAACGCGCAGGAAGCTCACGAAGCGATTCGTCCTGCCGGTCATCCCTTCCAAAAGCCGGAAGCGCTGAAAGGAACCCTCAACAACGACGAGTTCCGCCTGTTCGAGTTGATCTGGAAACGGACGATCGCCAGCCAGATGGCCGATGCCCGCGGTTTCCGCATTGCGATCACGCTCGCAGGGGGCGGCGCCAAGTTCTACGTCAGCGGTAAGACCATTGAATTTCCTGGCTTTTTGCGGGCCTATGTCGAAGGTTCGGACGATCCCGACGCCGAATTGGCCGACCGCGAGACCTTGCTGCCGGCGATGAAACAAGGCCAGGACGTCGACAAGGATTTGTTCGAGCCGAAGAGCCACACCACCCAGCCGCCGTCGCGATACAGCGAAGCGTCGTTGACCCGCGCTTTGGAAGAAATGGGGATCGGCCGCCCGAGTACGTACGCCTCGATTATCGATACGATTCTCGATCGCGAGTACGTCTTCAAGAAGGGAACCGCCCTGGCGCCGACCTGGCTGGGGTTTGCCGTCGCCAAGCTGCTGGAAGAGCATCTGCCGAAGCTGATCGACTACCAGTTTACCGCCAAGATGGAAGACGATCTCGACGCGATCAGCCGCGGCGAGGCGGAACAAAGCTCTTACCTGCGGGACTTCTACTTCGGCCATGATCAACATGGTCTAAAGGAGATCGTCCAAGGCAAAATCAAAGATGTCGACGCCCGGCTGGTGAACTCGATTTCGCTCGGCAGCCCGGCCGAAGGGGAACACAAAGCAGAGGTGATCGTCCGCGTCGGTCGCTATGGGCCGTTCGTCGAACAAGGGGAACGCCGCGGCAGCATTCCGTCCGACCTGGCGCCCGACGAAGTGACGCTGGAAAAGGCGCTCGAACTGCTCGACAAGGCGCAGCTCGGCGACGAGCCGCTCGGTTATGACCCTGCCACGGGACGCCCGGTCTTCATCAAGACAGGCCGGTATGGCGACTACGTCCAGCTCGGCTTGCTGGAAACCGACGAAGAGCCGGAAGAGATCGAAGAAGAAAAGCCGAAGGGCAAAAAGAAGGCGAAGGCGGCCGACAAAGAGAAGCCGAAAAACGCCTCGTTGCCAAAGGGAATGCAGGCCGGCGACGTGACGCTGGAAGTCGCCCTGAAGCTGTTGTCTCTTCCCCGCGAAGTGGGCGAGCACCCGGAGTCGAAAGAGCCGATCATCTCGCAGAACGGCCGCTTCGGTCCGTACATCAAATGCGGTAGCGAAACCCGCTCGCTCGGCGATATTTCGCCGGTCGACGTGACGCTGGAACAGGCGCTCGCCCTGCTGGCGCAACCCAAAACGTCGGGTCGCGGCCGAGCGGCGCCCAAAGAGCCGCTCCGTAAGTTTGATCCTTCGCCGGTCACCGAAGAAGAGATCAAGCTGATGGAAGGTCGCTATGGACCGTACCTGACCGACGGCCAGACCAACGCGTCGCTGCCGAAGGGCGTGACGGTCGAAGAGGTGACCTTCGACCAGGCGGTCGCCCTGTTGGCCGAACGGGCCGCCAAGGCCCCGCCGAAAAAGAAGAAGGCGGCCAAGAAGAAGACCACGAAAAAGGCGACGACCAAGAAGGCAACCGCGAAGAAAACGGCCGCCAAGAAGACGACGAAAAAGAAAACCACCAAAAAGGCGACCGCCGAAGCGAAGCCCAAAAAGCCGAAAAACACGGACAAGTGGTAA